Proteins from one Gimesia maris genomic window:
- a CDS encoding UvrB/UvrC motif-containing protein, whose translation MKKCRVCNKPAVYHLTEIQNGEAQALHFCEEHFQEYISGQAPSDEWEPQDEATLIELNSQDLDLDEELECPNCGITFQEFRSEGRLGCPHDYIAFREPLIQLLENIHGACEHIGKFPKRAPTSSQQQYNLIKLRRELTAAVAEENYEAAASLRDQISKLEQEEENESSETDSPTE comes from the coding sequence ATGAAAAAATGTAGAGTCTGTAATAAACCCGCTGTCTACCACCTGACCGAAATTCAAAACGGGGAGGCACAGGCGCTTCATTTCTGTGAAGAACATTTTCAGGAATACATCAGTGGCCAGGCTCCCTCCGATGAATGGGAACCCCAGGACGAGGCAACTCTGATCGAACTCAACTCACAGGACCTGGATCTGGACGAGGAACTGGAGTGTCCGAATTGCGGGATCACATTCCAGGAATTTCGCAGTGAAGGGCGTCTGGGCTGTCCACATGATTACATTGCGTTCCGCGAGCCCCTGATACAGCTTCTGGAAAATATTCATGGTGCGTGTGAACATATCGGTAAATTTCCCAAGCGGGCACCCACTTCCAGTCAGCAGCAGTACAATTTGATTAAGCTCCGCAGGGAGTTGACGGCTGCGGTAGCGGAAGAAAATTACGAAGCCGCCGCTTCCCTCCGCGACCAGATTTCCAAACTTGAGCAGGAAGAAGAAAACGAGTCATCTGAGACGGATTCTCCAACTGAATAA
- a CDS encoding carboxypeptidase-like regulatory domain-containing protein yields MDGAPLEGAKVIFEPQQATDKARRRASSATTESDGSYTLQYNSDASGATPGSHKVLISKMPDDPEQAGEQLIPAKYNNKTELTAEVKEGDNSFDFDLKSK; encoded by the coding sequence ATGGATGGTGCGCCCCTCGAAGGCGCAAAAGTTATTTTTGAACCACAGCAGGCCACTGACAAAGCCAGACGCCGTGCATCAAGTGCAACCACGGAAAGCGATGGCTCTTACACGCTCCAATATAATTCGGATGCCTCCGGGGCGACACCAGGAAGCCACAAAGTTTTGATTAGCAAGATGCCAGATGACCCGGAGCAAGCAGGGGAACAACTGATACCTGCTAAGTATAACAACAAAACGGAGCTGACAGCTGAGGTCAAAGAAGGCGACAACAGTTTCGACTTCGATTTGAAATCAAAATAA
- a CDS encoding PEP/pyruvate-binding domain-containing protein, translating to MDRLIYQLSELDSSLVAEAGGKGASLGELMRARAPVPPGFVVTSAAFRHYFSATELQRPMLEIMQASKSNEIDYSQAHQRIRSCVEAVEVPVEICEAVLIAAEKLAAPRVSVRSSATCEDSATSAWAGQLETFLDVTPEEIIDKIRNCWLSLFSESALSYGGCHGFSTGEISVAVVVQQMVQSEISGIGFSVHPVTQEPEIQLIEACLGLGEAIVSGRITPDQFVVERGSRQILESITGDQKEALWIAEGNSKPVWQELDGRGRQPKITQEQVSEYSALLNQLHEHYGHPIDTEWAIQDGDFQVLQARPITTLAPEYNKRLFDDSQGWQFCVRRPFFLLAASLLPYWMDAKHADNTLGAHLNEALLIQDETGMMNMFYTQSSSEAFLERISDLFQNDREQLLRILRYGLGIYAQAPPVIEQGLSGFENLAELEDLFADIAQHTTVFPAWVLIYIEACQIDDPEVRSLAEQIRSHSLYPVIERNILQPLASQTAEQLGFAEPDCACELILWSELKSGTVTRELLESRYEAIREGKRFIFQVIDGEETFHLVSQTGYLLTRLAKQRNLQVRTNENELTGQVAWPGIFQGRARVVLSLDALGLTLSPDEVLVSIQSNPALMPLLQQCGAIVTDDGGIACHAAILARELKKPTLIGTREATIKIQTGDLIEIDTYAQVVRILEKKQS from the coding sequence ATGGACCGTCTTATTTATCAACTCTCAGAGCTGGACTCCTCGCTGGTAGCTGAAGCGGGAGGGAAAGGAGCTTCCCTGGGAGAATTGATGCGGGCACGGGCGCCGGTTCCCCCTGGTTTTGTTGTAACAAGCGCTGCCTTCCGACATTATTTTTCTGCAACGGAACTCCAGCGGCCGATGCTTGAAATTATGCAGGCATCGAAATCCAATGAGATCGATTATTCACAGGCTCATCAGCGCATTCGATCCTGTGTTGAAGCCGTTGAGGTGCCTGTTGAAATCTGTGAAGCGGTGCTGATCGCAGCAGAGAAATTAGCAGCGCCACGTGTTTCGGTCCGATCCAGTGCGACGTGTGAAGACAGTGCCACCAGTGCCTGGGCGGGACAACTGGAGACCTTTCTGGATGTCACTCCCGAAGAAATTATTGATAAAATCCGGAACTGCTGGCTGTCTCTGTTTAGCGAGTCAGCGTTGTCTTATGGCGGGTGTCATGGATTTTCCACGGGAGAAATTTCTGTGGCTGTGGTTGTGCAACAGATGGTGCAGAGTGAGATCTCCGGTATCGGGTTTTCGGTTCACCCTGTTACCCAGGAACCTGAAATTCAATTAATTGAAGCCTGCCTGGGGCTGGGGGAAGCGATCGTTTCCGGGCGTATCACTCCGGATCAGTTTGTTGTCGAGCGGGGTTCCCGTCAGATTCTGGAATCAATTACCGGAGATCAGAAAGAAGCATTGTGGATCGCTGAGGGGAACTCGAAACCAGTCTGGCAGGAACTCGATGGTCGAGGCAGACAACCGAAAATCACGCAAGAACAGGTTTCCGAGTATTCCGCCCTGTTGAACCAGTTACACGAGCACTACGGTCATCCCATTGATACAGAATGGGCAATACAGGATGGGGACTTTCAGGTTTTACAGGCGCGACCGATCACGACCCTGGCGCCGGAATACAATAAGCGGCTGTTTGATGATTCGCAGGGATGGCAATTCTGCGTTCGTCGTCCTTTTTTCCTGCTGGCTGCCTCCCTGCTCCCTTACTGGATGGATGCGAAACACGCGGACAATACGCTGGGCGCACATCTGAATGAAGCGTTGCTGATTCAGGATGAAACCGGGATGATGAATATGTTTTATACTCAAAGTTCCAGTGAAGCCTTTCTCGAGCGCATCAGTGATCTGTTTCAGAATGATCGTGAGCAACTTCTCCGCATCTTAAGGTATGGGCTTGGAATTTATGCACAGGCACCACCTGTCATCGAACAGGGGTTGAGTGGATTTGAGAACCTGGCAGAACTCGAAGACCTGTTTGCTGACATCGCCCAGCATACGACGGTATTTCCTGCCTGGGTTCTCATCTATATTGAAGCCTGTCAGATTGATGACCCTGAAGTGCGGTCTCTGGCAGAGCAGATTCGTTCCCATTCTCTGTATCCGGTGATTGAACGAAATATCCTGCAGCCTCTGGCCTCTCAGACCGCAGAGCAACTCGGTTTTGCTGAGCCGGATTGCGCCTGCGAATTGATATTGTGGAGTGAGTTGAAATCAGGAACCGTAACGCGCGAACTGCTGGAATCCCGATACGAAGCAATCAGGGAGGGCAAACGGTTCATTTTTCAGGTCATTGATGGTGAGGAAACATTTCACCTGGTTTCTCAGACCGGATATTTACTGACTCGATTGGCGAAGCAGCGTAACCTTCAGGTCCGCACCAACGAAAACGAGCTGACAGGACAAGTCGCGTGGCCGGGAATTTTTCAGGGGCGGGCACGGGTGGTTCTCAGCCTGGATGCGCTGGGACTGACACTTTCGCCTGATGAGGTTCTGGTTTCGATCCAGTCCAATCCGGCATTGATGCCTTTACTGCAGCAGTGTGGTGCGATTGTAACTGATGATGGCGGTATTGCCTGTCACGCTGCGATACTGGCGCGGGAATTGAAAAAACCGACCTTAATTGGCACGAGAGAAGCAACGATAAAAATCCAGACCGGCGACTTGATCGAAATAGACACTTACGCCCAGGTCGTGCGAATTCTGGAGAAGAAGCAGTCTTAA
- a CDS encoding DUF1559 domain-containing protein produces MRTQKSRKHGFTLIELLVVIAIIAILIALLLPAVQQAREAARRSTCKNNLKQMGLALHNYHDTHRVFPPATINAGLTGCASVQGSSPILNHTCYQMILPYIDQANLYNQYNFSLPSGRGVHSGCTTAAPTTDQTSIVTSPVPVFLCPSDPGNPSQSVTSGTYHATPGWRTSYGVATYQYGASMGSWESNTSIEKGVLGRNGAARFRDITDGTSNTMIFVETPLNKTSTSYGPFWNAAAHTFFITPAKLNYTLNFNYDGNNKQYAWGAGSHHVGGGHILLADGAVRFLSENVDRVGVVAALISVRGGEILPEF; encoded by the coding sequence ATGCGCACACAAAAGTCACGGAAACACGGTTTCACCCTGATTGAACTTCTAGTGGTGATTGCGATCATCGCCATTTTAATCGCACTGCTGTTACCTGCAGTACAACAGGCCCGCGAAGCAGCCCGCCGCAGCACCTGTAAAAACAATCTGAAACAGATGGGTCTGGCACTTCATAACTACCACGATACACATCGCGTATTCCCACCAGCTACTATTAATGCTGGTCTGACGGGTTGCGCTAGTGTCCAAGGCTCATCTCCAATCCTGAATCATACCTGTTATCAGATGATTCTACCGTACATTGACCAGGCAAATCTTTATAACCAGTATAACTTCAGCCTCCCAAGTGGACGCGGAGTTCACTCAGGTTGCACTACAGCTGCTCCCACTACAGATCAAACATCCATTGTTACATCGCCGGTCCCTGTATTTCTCTGTCCCTCGGATCCCGGGAATCCATCACAATCTGTTACATCAGGTACTTACCATGCGACTCCCGGCTGGCGGACCAGCTATGGTGTAGCTACTTATCAATACGGCGCCAGTATGGGTAGCTGGGAAAGTAATACCAGCATCGAAAAAGGGGTATTGGGGCGTAACGGCGCTGCCAGATTCCGCGATATCACGGACGGCACCAGTAACACCATGATTTTTGTAGAAACCCCGTTGAATAAAACGTCAACCAGCTATGGTCCCTTCTGGAATGCAGCGGCCCATACGTTTTTCATTACACCAGCAAAATTGAACTATACGCTAAACTTCAACTATGATGGAAACAACAAACAATATGCCTGGGGCGCAGGTAGTCACCATGTAGGTGGTGGTCATATCCTTTTGGCTGATGGGGCCGTCCGATTCCTGAGTGAAAATGTCGACCGTGTCGGTGTTGTAGCCGCTTTAATTTCGGTCAGAGGTGGAGAAATCCTTCCTGAATTTTAA
- a CDS encoding CoA-binding protein, with product MPKQTVAIIGASADRQKYGNKSVRAHLKQGYEVFPIHPTETSLEGLTVYPSLSEVPVAHLDRISVYVPPQIGISLLEEIQAKGADEVWFNPGSESPELLRRASELGLDIIRACSIVDIGESPSAHPD from the coding sequence ATGCCAAAGCAGACAGTCGCCATTATTGGAGCCAGTGCGGACCGACAAAAATACGGAAACAAGTCGGTCCGTGCACATCTGAAACAGGGTTACGAAGTCTTCCCGATTCATCCGACCGAAACGAGCCTTGAAGGTCTAACCGTCTACCCCAGCCTGTCAGAGGTGCCAGTTGCTCACCTGGATCGGATCAGCGTGTATGTTCCACCGCAGATCGGGATCAGTTTACTGGAAGAAATCCAGGCGAAAGGCGCCGACGAAGTCTGGTTTAATCCGGGCAGCGAAAGTCCTGAGTTACTTAGGCGGGCCAGCGAACTGGGGCTGGACATCATTCGGGCCTGCAGCATCGTTGACATCGGCGAATCGCCGTCTGCTCATCCGGATTGA